A section of the Bradyrhizobium oligotrophicum S58 genome encodes:
- the secA gene encoding preprotein translocase subunit SecA encodes MIGALARKLFGSANDRRVKGYQSRVNAINALEPELATLSDEALKARTDEFRKQIAEGKSLDDLLVPAFATVREASKRTLGQRHFDVQLIGGMVLHEGDIAEMKTGEGKTLVATLAVYLNALAGKGVHVVTVNDYLARRDAGWMSQIYGFLGLTTGVIVHGLDDAERKAAYACDITYGTNNEYGFDYLRDNMKYRLEDMVQRGHFFAIVDEVDSILIDEARTPLIISGPLDDRSDFYNTIDTFVPKLDKTDYEVDEKQRTVTLTEAGMEKIETLLRDAGQLKGESLYDVENVSVVHHINQALRAHTLFTRDKDYIVRDGEVVIIDEFTGRMMPGRRYSEGLHQALEAKEHQPVQPENQTLASITFQNYFRMYSKLAGMTGTAATEADELFDIYKLEVLEIPTNLPVARLDEDDEVYRTQQEKYAAILAEIERANSRLQPVLVGTASIEKSEVLAAYLKQHGYKQIDFGSERALDKLYAAARAGKPAKLFAVLNARFHEQEAYIVAEAGVPGAITIATNMAGRGTDIKLGGSLDMRLQQETAGITDEAEKAAKIEQLKAEIASFREIVLKAEETVEIEPAKGAKPAKTVTKPGGLYIIGSERHESRRIDNQLRGRSGRQGDPGRSKFFLSLEDDLMRIFGSDRLDSMLTRLGLKEGEAIIHPWINKALEKAQQKVEARNFDIRKNLLKFDNVQNDQRKVIFDQRVELMQDESVVETITDMRHAFIDDLVAKHVPEHAYAEQWDVAGLKEELKRVLDVDLPVEDWAKEEGIADEELLKRIETHADERMAAKVAQWGPDVMRYVEKTILLQTLDHLWREHLIMLDHLRQVIGLRGYGQRDPLQEYKSEAFTLFEAMIAHLREAVTAQLMRVEIVPPEEQQQVLPPMQAHHADPTTGEDEMAFANVSLVPSSGAAPVPAEARNPNDPTTWGKIGRNEDCPCGSGKKYKHCHGRYA; translated from the coding sequence ATGATCGGCGCGCTCGCCCGTAAGCTCTTCGGCTCAGCCAACGACCGTCGCGTCAAGGGCTACCAGTCCCGTGTCAACGCCATCAACGCGCTGGAGCCGGAGCTCGCCACGCTGTCGGACGAGGCCCTGAAGGCGCGCACCGACGAGTTCAGGAAGCAGATCGCCGAGGGCAAGAGCCTCGATGACCTCCTGGTCCCGGCCTTCGCGACCGTCCGCGAGGCCTCCAAGCGCACCCTCGGCCAGCGCCATTTCGATGTCCAGCTGATCGGCGGCATGGTGCTGCACGAGGGCGACATCGCCGAGATGAAGACCGGCGAAGGCAAGACGCTGGTTGCGACCCTGGCGGTCTACCTCAACGCGCTCGCCGGGAAGGGCGTTCACGTCGTGACGGTGAACGATTACCTCGCCCGCCGCGACGCCGGCTGGATGAGCCAGATCTACGGCTTCCTCGGCCTCACCACCGGTGTGATCGTCCACGGCCTCGACGATGCCGAACGCAAGGCAGCCTATGCCTGCGACATCACCTACGGCACCAACAACGAATACGGCTTCGACTATCTGCGCGACAACATGAAGTACCGGCTGGAGGACATGGTCCAGCGCGGGCACTTCTTCGCCATCGTCGACGAGGTCGACTCGATCCTGATCGACGAGGCGCGCACGCCGCTGATCATCTCCGGCCCGCTCGACGATCGCTCGGATTTCTACAACACCATCGATACCTTCGTGCCGAAGCTCGACAAGACCGACTACGAGGTCGACGAGAAGCAGCGCACGGTGACGCTCACCGAAGCCGGCATGGAGAAGATCGAGACGCTGCTGCGCGACGCCGGCCAGCTCAAGGGCGAGTCGCTCTACGACGTCGAGAACGTCTCCGTCGTGCACCACATCAACCAGGCGCTGCGTGCGCACACGCTGTTCACCCGCGACAAGGACTACATCGTCCGCGACGGCGAGGTCGTCATCATCGACGAATTCACCGGCCGCATGATGCCGGGCCGGCGCTATTCCGAAGGCCTGCACCAGGCGCTCGAGGCCAAGGAGCACCAGCCGGTGCAGCCCGAGAACCAGACGCTGGCCTCGATCACCTTCCAGAACTACTTCCGCATGTATTCCAAGCTCGCCGGCATGACCGGCACGGCCGCGACGGAAGCGGACGAACTGTTCGACATCTACAAGCTCGAAGTGTTGGAGATCCCGACCAACCTGCCGGTCGCGCGTCTCGACGAGGACGACGAGGTCTATCGCACCCAGCAGGAGAAATACGCCGCGATCCTCGCCGAGATCGAGCGCGCGAATTCGCGCCTGCAGCCGGTGCTGGTCGGCACCGCCTCGATCGAGAAGTCGGAAGTGCTGGCCGCCTATCTCAAGCAGCACGGCTACAAGCAGATCGATTTCGGCAGCGAGCGTGCGCTCGACAAGCTCTATGCGGCGGCGCGCGCAGGCAAACCCGCCAAACTGTTCGCGGTGCTGAACGCGCGCTTCCACGAGCAGGAAGCCTATATCGTGGCCGAAGCCGGCGTGCCCGGCGCGATCACGATCGCGACCAACATGGCCGGCCGCGGCACCGACATCAAGCTCGGCGGCTCCCTGGATATGCGCCTGCAGCAGGAGACGGCCGGGATTACCGACGAGGCCGAGAAGGCCGCCAAGATCGAGCAGCTCAAGGCCGAGATCGCCAGCTTCCGCGAGATCGTGCTGAAGGCCGAGGAGACGGTCGAGATTGAGCCGGCCAAGGGCGCCAAGCCCGCCAAGACCGTGACCAAGCCGGGCGGCTTGTACATCATCGGCTCCGAGCGCCACGAATCCCGCCGCATCGACAACCAGCTGCGTGGCCGCTCCGGCCGCCAGGGCGATCCCGGCCGGTCGAAATTCTTCCTGTCGCTGGAAGACGATCTGATGCGGATCTTCGGCTCCGACCGGCTCGACAGCATGCTGACCCGGCTCGGCCTGAAGGAAGGCGAGGCCATCATCCATCCGTGGATCAACAAGGCGCTGGAGAAGGCGCAGCAGAAGGTCGAGGCGCGCAACTTCGACATCCGCAAGAACCTGCTGAAATTCGACAACGTCCAGAACGACCAGCGCAAGGTGATCTTCGACCAGCGCGTCGAGCTGATGCAGGACGAGAGCGTGGTCGAGACCATCACCGACATGCGTCACGCCTTCATCGACGACCTCGTCGCCAAGCACGTGCCCGAGCATGCCTATGCCGAGCAGTGGGACGTCGCCGGCCTGAAGGAAGAATTGAAGCGCGTGCTCGACGTCGACCTGCCGGTCGAGGACTGGGCCAAGGAAGAGGGCATCGCCGACGAGGAGCTGCTCAAGCGCATCGAGACCCATGCCGACGAGCGCATGGCCGCCAAGGTCGCGCAATGGGGCCCCGACGTCATGCGCTACGTCGAGAAGACCATCCTGCTGCAGACGCTGGATCACCTCTGGCGCGAGCATCTGATCATGCTCGACCATCTGCGCCAGGTGATCGGCCTGCGCGGCTATGGCCAGCGCGATCCGCTGCAGGAGTACAAGTCGGAAGCCTTCACGCTGTTCGAGGCCATGATCGCGCATCTGCGGGAGGCCGTCACCGCGCAGCTGATGCGGGTCGAGATCGTGCCGCCCGAGGAGCAGCAGCAGGTGCTGCCGCCGATGCAGGCGCATCACGCCGATCCGACCACCGGCGAGGACGAGATGGCCTTCGCCAACGTCTCGCTGGTGCCGTCCTCCGGCGCCGCCCCGGTCCCGGCCGAGGCGCGCAACCCGAACGACCCGACGACGTGGGGCAAGATCGGCCGCAACGAGGACTGCCCCTGCGGCTCCGGCAAGAAGTACAAGCACTGCCACGGCCGCTACGCGTAA
- a CDS encoding peptidylprolyl isomerase, translating into MTTSFPVTKTGLRFGFATALAGSLALSLMVLPARAAEDANPVLAKVNGAEIRKSDVALAEEELGPSLAQMDPATKDENVLSFLIDMKLVSKAAEDKKVADSEDFKKRLAFTRNRLLMDSLLASEGKAATTPDAMKKVYEEASKQIGGEQEVHARHILVETEDEAKAVKAELAKGADFAELAKKKSKDPGASDGGDLGFFTKEQMVPEFANVAFGMEPGKISDPVKTQFGWHVIKVEEKRNRKPPEFDQVKSQIETYVTRKAQADYVGKLREAAKIERLDKPAADAAKPADAKPADAKPAEPAKK; encoded by the coding sequence ATGACCACGTCGTTCCCGGTTACGAAAACCGGCCTGCGCTTCGGCTTTGCCACCGCTCTCGCCGGCAGTCTCGCGTTGTCCCTGATGGTCCTGCCCGCGCGCGCAGCCGAAGACGCCAACCCGGTGCTGGCCAAGGTGAACGGTGCCGAGATCCGCAAGAGCGACGTGGCGCTGGCCGAGGAAGAGCTTGGGCCGAGCCTCGCCCAGATGGATCCGGCGACCAAGGACGAGAACGTGCTGTCGTTCTTGATCGACATGAAGCTCGTCTCCAAGGCCGCCGAGGACAAGAAGGTCGCCGACAGCGAGGACTTCAAGAAGCGCCTCGCCTTCACCCGCAACCGCCTGCTGATGGACAGCCTGCTCGCCAGCGAGGGCAAGGCCGCGACCACGCCGGACGCGATGAAGAAGGTCTATGAGGAGGCCTCCAAGCAGATCGGCGGCGAGCAGGAGGTGCACGCGCGCCACATCCTGGTCGAGACCGAGGACGAGGCCAAGGCGGTCAAGGCCGAGCTCGCCAAGGGCGCCGATTTCGCCGAACTCGCCAAGAAGAAGTCCAAGGACCCCGGCGCATCGGACGGCGGCGACCTCGGCTTCTTCACCAAGGAGCAGATGGTGCCGGAATTCGCCAACGTCGCCTTCGGCATGGAACCGGGCAAGATCTCCGACCCGGTGAAGACCCAGTTCGGCTGGCACGTCATCAAGGTCGAAGAGAAGCGTAACCGCAAGCCGCCGGAGTTCGACCAGGTCAAGAGCCAGATCGAGACCTATGTGACCCGCAAGGCCCAGGCCGACTACGTCGGCAAACTGCGCGAGGCCGCCAAGATCGAGCGCCTGGACAAGCCCGCCGCCGACGCCGCCAAGCCGGCGGACGCGAAGCCCGCGGACGCCAAGCCGGCCGAGCCGGCGAAGAAGTAA
- the argJ gene encoding bifunctional glutamate N-acetyltransferase/amino-acid acetyltransferase ArgJ: MSSAVSPLAPTDVPDMPAIAGVKLATAAAGIRYKNRTDVLLALLDPGTTVAGVFTLSKCPSAPVEWCRAKLKGGKARALVVNSGNANAFTGKTGKQSTALTAAIAAKAVGCKQDEIFLASTGVIGEPLDATKFDGVLEGLAGTAAPDDWMGAARAIMTTDTFPKVATATVKLGKAKVTISGMAKGAGMIAPDMATMLSFIFTDAPISAPALQALLKAGVEDTFNAVTIDGDTSTSDTLLAFATGAAAAKGAPKISRASDPRAKAFVKAFNAVLADLAEQVARDGEGARKLVEIIVEGAKSKPSARKIAMSIANSPLVKTAIAGEDANWGRVVMAVGKAGEPADRDKLSISFNGIRVASKGARDPSYDEAEVSEAMKAQKVQIKVALGLGKGRDRVLTCDLTKEYVAINGDYRS, translated from the coding sequence ATGTCCTCAGCCGTTTCCCCGCTCGCCCCTACCGATGTCCCCGACATGCCCGCAATTGCGGGCGTCAAGCTCGCGACCGCGGCGGCCGGCATCCGCTACAAGAACCGCACCGACGTGCTGCTGGCGCTGCTCGATCCCGGGACCACCGTCGCCGGCGTGTTCACGCTGTCGAAATGCCCGTCGGCACCGGTCGAATGGTGCCGGGCCAAGCTGAAGGGCGGCAAGGCGCGCGCGCTGGTGGTCAACTCCGGCAACGCCAATGCCTTCACCGGCAAGACCGGCAAGCAATCGACCGCGCTGACGGCCGCGATCGCCGCCAAGGCGGTCGGCTGCAAGCAGGACGAGATCTTCCTGGCGTCGACCGGCGTCATCGGCGAGCCGCTCGACGCCACCAAGTTCGACGGCGTGCTCGAAGGCCTCGCCGGCACCGCCGCGCCTGACGACTGGATGGGCGCGGCGCGCGCCATCATGACCACCGATACCTTCCCGAAAGTGGCGACCGCGACCGTCAAGCTCGGCAAGGCCAAGGTCACGATCAGCGGCATGGCCAAGGGCGCCGGCATGATCGCGCCGGACATGGCGACGATGCTGTCCTTCATCTTCACCGATGCGCCGATCTCGGCGCCGGCGCTGCAGGCGCTGCTCAAGGCCGGCGTCGAAGACACGTTCAACGCGGTGACCATCGACGGCGATACCTCGACCTCCGACACCCTGCTCGCTTTTGCGACCGGCGCAGCGGCAGCCAAGGGCGCGCCGAAGATCAGCCGCGCCAGCGACCCACGCGCGAAAGCCTTCGTGAAAGCGTTCAACGCCGTGCTCGCCGATCTTGCCGAGCAGGTCGCGCGTGACGGCGAGGGCGCCCGCAAGCTGGTCGAGATCATCGTCGAGGGCGCCAAGAGCAAACCATCGGCGCGCAAGATCGCGATGTCGATCGCCAACTCGCCGCTGGTGAAGACCGCGATCGCCGGCGAGGACGCCAATTGGGGCCGCGTCGTCATGGCTGTCGGCAAGGCCGGCGAGCCGGCCGATCGCGACAAGCTGTCGATCTCGTTCAACGGCATCCGCGTCGCCTCCAAAGGTGCGCGCGATCCGTCCTATGACGAGGCCGAAGTGTCGGAAGCGATGAAGGCGCAGAAGGTGCAGATCAAGGTCGCACTCGGCCTCGGCAAGGGCCGCGACCGTGTCCTGACCTGCGACCTGACCAAGGAATATGTCGCGATCAATGGCGACTACCGGTCCTGA
- a CDS encoding Ig-like domain-containing protein, translated as MLCCAVLCCVLTVAFSAAASAEDCVVPSIRTLENQTVQGHMYAKTGKRCSISVLGSRGPMSGARLLSSAVHGTVAVQGQHIVYRSSPGFVGEDHFSYERHGADALNRPVTKGVEVTVHVSQQL; from the coding sequence GTGCTGTGCTGTGCTGTGCTGTGCTGTGTGCTGACCGTGGCGTTCTCGGCGGCGGCTTCGGCCGAAGATTGCGTCGTGCCGTCGATCCGGACGTTGGAAAACCAGACTGTTCAAGGGCACATGTACGCCAAGACCGGGAAGCGCTGCAGCATCAGCGTCCTCGGCTCACGCGGGCCGATGTCCGGTGCTCGCCTGCTGTCGTCTGCCGTCCACGGCACCGTCGCGGTCCAGGGACAACATATCGTCTACAGGTCGAGCCCTGGTTTCGTCGGCGAGGACCATTTTTCCTACGAGCGCCACGGCGCCGATGCGCTCAACCGGCCGGTGACCAAGGGGGTCGAGGTCACCGTCCACGTCAGCCAGCAACTCTGA
- a CDS encoding TadE/TadG family type IV pilus assembly protein, producing MRILSSLLARLSRDVSGNVAVTFAIVCVPVITAVGCGVDYSRANQMRAKLQAAVDAASVGAVSRTSPAFIAAGTMTADGVISAGNDDAAKIFTGNMSGTSGYTLNSLTPEVKKAGSVLSATVSYSATVPMMFMNIVGFKTMTLEGSSTAKASMPKYIDFYLLLDNSPSMGVAATPADVAKMVAATTDKCAFACHDYNDSNNYYNLAKTLNVTTRIDVLRSATQQLMDTAQQTQTYSSQFRMAIYDFGAASKTIGLRALFSLSSSLSSAKSAAGNIDLMGVYGNNDAYTADKDTPFTTVFPAINNEISTPGDGTTGSPLKYVFFVSDGVADESNAACLKPKASGNRCQSPINPALCTTLKNRGIKIAVLYTTYLQLPTNNWYMSWIDPFNKGPFGPSPNSEIAQKMQACASDGFYFEVSPTQGIADAMNALFKKAVADARIAG from the coding sequence ATGCGAATTCTATCCAGCCTGCTCGCCCGCCTGAGCCGCGACGTCAGCGGCAACGTCGCAGTGACGTTCGCCATCGTCTGCGTCCCGGTGATCACGGCGGTCGGCTGCGGCGTCGACTACAGCCGGGCCAACCAGATGCGCGCCAAGCTGCAGGCGGCGGTGGACGCCGCCTCGGTCGGCGCGGTGTCCAGGACATCGCCGGCGTTCATCGCCGCGGGCACGATGACTGCGGACGGCGTGATCTCTGCCGGCAACGACGATGCAGCGAAGATATTCACCGGCAACATGTCCGGCACATCAGGCTACACGCTGAACAGCCTGACACCGGAGGTGAAGAAAGCCGGTTCGGTTCTGAGCGCCACCGTGTCGTACTCGGCCACCGTGCCCATGATGTTCATGAACATCGTCGGGTTCAAGACGATGACGCTGGAGGGCTCGTCGACGGCGAAGGCGTCGATGCCGAAATACATCGATTTCTATCTGCTGCTCGATAATTCGCCGTCGATGGGCGTGGCGGCGACGCCGGCCGACGTGGCCAAGATGGTCGCCGCGACCACCGACAAATGTGCCTTCGCCTGCCACGACTACAACGACTCCAACAACTACTACAATCTCGCCAAGACGCTCAACGTGACCACCCGGATCGACGTGCTGCGCAGCGCTACCCAGCAGCTGATGGATACGGCGCAGCAGACACAGACCTATTCCAGCCAGTTCCGGATGGCGATCTACGATTTCGGCGCCGCGTCGAAGACGATCGGGTTGCGGGCGTTGTTCTCGCTGTCGTCGAGCCTGTCCAGCGCGAAGAGCGCCGCAGGCAACATCGACCTGATGGGCGTGTACGGCAACAACGACGCCTACACGGCCGACAAGGACACGCCGTTCACCACGGTCTTCCCCGCCATCAACAACGAGATCTCGACGCCAGGCGACGGCACCACCGGCTCGCCGCTGAAATATGTCTTCTTCGTCTCCGATGGCGTCGCCGACGAGAGCAATGCGGCCTGCCTGAAGCCGAAGGCCAGCGGCAACCGCTGCCAGTCGCCGATCAATCCGGCACTCTGCACCACGCTCAAGAACCGCGGCATCAAGATCGCCGTGCTCTACACGACCTATCTGCAGCTGCCGACCAACAACTGGTACATGAGCTGGATCGATCCGTTCAACAAGGGACCGTTCGGCCCGTCGCCGAACAGCGAAATCGCGCAGAAGATGCAGGCCTGCGCATCGGACGGGTTCTATTTCGAGGTGTCGCCGACCCAGGGCATCGCCGACGCCATGAACGCGCTGTTCAAGAAGGCGGTCGCGGACGCACGCATCGCGGGTTGA
- a CDS encoding (deoxy)nucleoside triphosphate pyrophosphohydrolase, with product MPDLKLTLVVACALVDADNRVLLAQRPPGKSLAGLWEFPGGKLEPGERPEASLIRELDEELGITVREACLAPLTFASHAYETFHLLMPLYICRRWEGLVTAREGQQLAWVRPNKLRDYPMPPADIPLLPHLIDLLM from the coding sequence ATGCCTGACCTTAAACTCACTCTCGTGGTCGCCTGCGCGCTCGTCGATGCCGACAATCGCGTGCTGCTGGCGCAGCGGCCGCCCGGCAAGTCGCTCGCAGGCCTCTGGGAATTTCCCGGCGGCAAGCTCGAGCCGGGGGAACGCCCCGAGGCCAGCCTGATCCGCGAGCTCGACGAGGAGCTCGGCATCACCGTGCGCGAGGCGTGCCTGGCGCCGCTGACCTTCGCCAGCCACGCCTATGAGACGTTCCATCTGCTGATGCCGCTGTACATCTGCCGGCGCTGGGAAGGGCTGGTGACCGCTCGCGAGGGGCAGCAGCTCGCCTGGGTGCGGCCCAACAAGCTGCGCGACTACCCGATGCCGCCCGCGGACATCCCGCTGCTGCCGCATCTGATCGATCTGTTGATGTGA